Below is a window of Solanum stenotomum isolate F172 chromosome 7, ASM1918654v1, whole genome shotgun sequence DNA.
CAAAGTCGCTTTTAATAAGTAAATTTACCAAAATCTATACATCCAACTTCTAGCGGGATTTTGCATTTTCTTCcatagattaaaaagaaaatgagccaaaaaaaagaagtaacatGACTCTGTGACACCAAGAAATTAGGAATAAATGACAACAAGAAATATGGTTAAGACAGGATCTCATTCCCAGGGAACATACTCGTTACATTGTTTAGACATAAACAAGCAACCATAAGACTCATCTCTGGAAAATTCTAACTAGATCAAAGAAGACAAAAGATGCATGCATGTGTAATTTCAGTCAAGATGCAGCGTCACATACAGAGGAGATTTCTATTCGACCAACTTCACAAGTCCTTTACTGTCTAACCATGTTCAATCAAGATAATATTAGGCTAAACTAAAAAAGGAGATCTGACATACCTAAGCCCCTTGCTGCCTTCTTTTCCTCTATAGGGTCTTTTAGATCCTGTGCAAGCTCAAGAGCTGTTTTAAACTCCAAAAAAGCCTTTTCTACAGCTTGATTTCTCAGAAAATTCTTCCCACTTTTCAAGTGAGAAATTAATTCCTCCTTTTTTGGATCAATAATCACTTCACTTACTGAAATCTTACCACCAACAGGAGCATAACTTAAGGTAGGTGCATAGGACTCTATATTGGCTTGCCTTCTAAGCGCCGTATTAATCTGGCGGAGCTGCTCATTTAACCGCTGCAATTCCGCTTTTCTCTGACGTGCAAGTAGTCCTGAAGTACAATTAAATGAAAGCACACACATACTTGTGTCAAAAGGTGgagaaaaaaagagtaaaaccAAGGAAAATTGTGAGAAATAACACGgggaaaatattattaagatgTGTATCCACATTATTGCACCGAGCCACTATTATAGTCATATTCTAGAAAATACATactgataatttttttcatgaggGACACTATATACATTTATGaattaaccccccccccccctcaagCAGGTGAGGGACTTGATCAATTGTAGTGAAGACATTTTGAAAACGAGATCTCATTCACTCCTACACATATTGCCCCATTTTAGCACAAACACGTCATGCCGTTGTACTCAGAGTTGACTCAAACTTGAAATGATTTATTTACAAACATCCATTTCAAATTcccatcatttttgccaaacaaaaaatataagaaaaaaggaGGAAGAGAGAAATCTTTAGACAATAAGAATCTTTTCTGAATAGTTTTTTTTGGATAGTTTTTGAATTGTCCCAAAAGacaatatattaaatatagagTGAAATGAGCACAGACGGACCAGAATGGATATTGAGGATCCATATGTCAACCTCAACAGGTTTGGGATTTACACACAGTTCTTGTTGACAAGTTCTTTAATAGGCTCATTTTTATAGCTAATGGCATCTATAATGGTCATTTCCACGAACATACATAGGCTCATTTGTAAACCTCGTGGATTAACTAAGATTTTTATCTAGTGTTCTGGCAGATGAACTGCCGAATGAAATGACCATATTAACTCCTGGAATCTATACTGCGATGTACTTCAAtgcatcaaaaatattttaacttcttttcATTTAATCCAAATTCTGACTCATATCTGCATGTACTATTTTTGACTTAGCTTTGTGAAGAAGTATGGCAATGCAAGTCAAACGTAACTGGTCTTATGATCATCCAAGTTACTTGCTTATGTAATCTTTTGAATGCCTCAACAAAAAGAGTGTAGTTTCTGCCTCCTATGGGATGTAATTTTGATGTGAAGTTTATGTCCATGCTCTATAGTTAACTTGGGGTCTATGATCTAGAGTTCCATCCAGCCACAAGGACTTTCTGTCATTTCAAAGTTGAATGCTCCGAACTATGCAATAAAGCAATGGCAGTGCTAAACTTAAAGTACCTTACCTCCCACGGTGGCCCCTACTAGGGCAACAAGCAGCAATAATGGCATATTGGAAACAGAAGTATTGGCTTCACATGTTTGAGCCAAGGCGTCTAAAGGTGTAGTCATCATCAATGCATTAGTCACGATTAATGCTGCTGCAGGGTGTCTGAACTGCAAAATATCCTGCCAAGTGTATAACAATTGAATATTGAACAAGAAAAGGAAGCCAAGAAATTAATTCAGCTAGTgcctttttgctataattactgATTGAATACCTTGCATTTTCCACTAGAATAACACGAGTTTATCTACTGTAACATGTAGTAAGAACAGAACAGAGCCAGCAAAGGAGTGTGTACACAGATAATGAATGGTTTAGAGCAAGAGAATGGTAGTGAAATGACATCACTGTTAGTCTATAACATGTCTTCCCCAGGTTTCATGATTTTGGAGTGGTATTACGTAGTGACGAACAATTTAGACATGGTTTTAGTAGAGAGTATCTTATAAAAGTCCTTTTGACATTTTAGCTTGATGGCCAGTGAGGCCAATACTACGGCTATATGAATATTCACCagctaaatttaaaatcattgcATACATCTATCACCTAGTAGTTGTGATATTTCTTGGGGAAATTAATCTCTGTGACAACAACTACAATCAATCTGTTGTAAATTCTCTCAGTGATATTGAAGCACTTTCGCATCATTGATTAGTGTTATTAAACTTCTACATATGCTTCGAACACAATGAAATCCTTTCGTCTTTTTTTCTAATAACAACAGACAGACTAAggcctttcttcttcttctatttacATTTCATATACAGATTAGCTCAAAAATTGAGTAGCCTctctaaaatatattaaaatgaaactTATTCTTCACTTTTCTAATAAGattcaacaacaactactactaTATACCCactgaaatcccacaaagtggggtctagAGAGCGTAGAGTCTACGCAGACCTTACTCCTACTTCAGTGTAGAGATGTTGTTTCGATAAACGTCAGCTCAAGAAAAAACAGCTCAAAGCAACAAAAAAACAGAACataaactacaacaaaataatctGATATTCGAGGTACAAGTAATCAACACATAGTAACAAAAATCCAACTACATGAACAATACTACGGCTACTAATATGCACAGACAGCAAAACAACACACTGCTA
It encodes the following:
- the LOC125871288 gene encoding protein FLUORESCENT IN BLUE LIGHT, chloroplastic-like isoform X2, which translates into the protein MTMMVKQWVLSQSQFLSDPFKSGHVKCIFLESGQFSSKWGEALPQKLFYRHTKKGARCIHIDFKFRHPAAALIVTNALMMTTPLDALAQTCEANTSVSNMPLLLLVALVGATVGGLLARQRKAELQRLNEQLRQINTALRRQANIESYAPTLSYAPVGGKISVSEVIIDPKKEELISHLKSGKNFLRNQAVEKAFLEFKTALELAQDLKDPIEEKKAARGLGASLQRQGKYKEAIEYHSMVLDISGRNGEESGSTEAYGAIADCYTELGDIERAAKYYDKYIARLQSD
- the LOC125871288 gene encoding protein FLUORESCENT IN BLUE LIGHT, chloroplastic-like isoform X1, yielding MTMMVKQWVLSQSQFLSDPFKSGHVKCIFLESGQFSSKWGEALPQKLFYRHTKKGARCIHIDFKDILQFRHPAAALIVTNALMMTTPLDALAQTCEANTSVSNMPLLLLVALVGATVGGLLARQRKAELQRLNEQLRQINTALRRQANIESYAPTLSYAPVGGKISVSEVIIDPKKEELISHLKSGKNFLRNQAVEKAFLEFKTALELAQDLKDPIEEKKAARGLGASLQRQGKYKEAIEYHSMVLDISGRNGEESGSTEAYGAIADCYTELGDIERAAKYYDKYIARLQSD